The Streptomyces sp. NBC_00670 genome window below encodes:
- a CDS encoding very short patch repair endonuclease, whose protein sequence is MCLPANRRTTLCGVPEDLAWEAPEGSWASSAARRRNMQAIRSRDTKPERLIRRLVHAKGLRYRVAARPLGDLRRTADLVFRPTKVAVFIDGCYWHGCPEHYVPPKTNSGYWSDKVLRNVERDRDTDRKLAEAGWLVLRFWEHEPSDSCAQKIADTVLSRRASLAAPRNGNFQLSD, encoded by the coding sequence ATGTGCCTGCCAGCCAACCGCAGGACTACCCTCTGCGGTGTGCCAGAAGATCTCGCGTGGGAAGCGCCAGAGGGGTCCTGGGCCTCATCCGCGGCCCGGCGCCGCAACATGCAGGCGATCCGCAGCCGGGACACGAAGCCCGAGCGGCTGATCCGGCGCCTGGTGCACGCCAAGGGTCTGCGTTACCGCGTCGCTGCCCGCCCTCTCGGAGATCTGCGTCGGACGGCGGACCTAGTTTTCCGTCCGACAAAGGTCGCCGTCTTCATAGACGGCTGCTACTGGCACGGATGCCCGGAGCATTACGTGCCCCCGAAGACGAACTCCGGTTACTGGTCGGACAAGGTTCTGCGCAATGTCGAGCGCGACCGGGACACCGACCGCAAACTGGCCGAGGCCGGTTGGCTCGTGCTCCGTTTCTGGGAGCACGAGCCGTCTGACTCATGCGCTCAGAAGATCGCTGACACCGTTCTTTCGCGGCGTGCCAGCCTGGCCGCTCCGCGAAACGGGAATTTCCAACTGTCCGACTGA
- a CDS encoding DNA cytosine methyltransferase: MRANGRKRPQFASPLTSIEICAGAGGQAVGLHNAGFDHLSLVEWEPSAVETLSANVAGWPGWNARRANDLRPMDVKEFLKSDEYRNLKLNPGDLDLLAGGVPCPPFSLAGKQLGKDDERDLFPAALEIIRELRPKAVMIENVRGILEPPEVFIKYREEILEGLRELGYSVPQMRPGWTPARQDVEMRKVWRRLDAKDFGVPQLRPRAILVAIHEDYLSGDGSEFSWPVRLDEEEATVARVLEKTMKERCRDFWDKNKWGEPAGPGDRTGKNVFDDWLEDAEKAAAAGRGVAPTLVGGSRKHGGADLGPTRAKRAWGALGVNAMGVANDRGECDPERDLFRDAGPMLTVEQAAIIQGFPRGWKFQGKKTARYRQVGNAFPPPVAEAVGRAIAAILRPEHREELLKDYIMDSDLGAPQLDSVGQLEIPVSRSGQAGTPRKNGVSDLLSA, from the coding sequence ATGCGCGCCAACGGCCGGAAGCGCCCGCAGTTCGCCTCGCCACTGACCTCGATCGAGATCTGCGCGGGGGCCGGCGGGCAAGCCGTTGGGCTCCACAACGCCGGCTTTGACCACCTCTCCCTCGTTGAGTGGGAGCCAAGCGCTGTTGAGACGTTGAGCGCGAATGTGGCTGGATGGCCCGGCTGGAATGCCAGGCGCGCCAACGATCTTCGCCCGATGGATGTCAAGGAATTCCTGAAATCGGACGAGTATCGGAATCTGAAGTTGAACCCGGGTGATCTCGATCTGCTCGCGGGGGGCGTTCCGTGCCCTCCGTTCTCCTTGGCGGGTAAGCAACTCGGAAAAGACGATGAGCGTGACCTCTTCCCTGCCGCCCTGGAAATCATCAGGGAACTCCGCCCCAAGGCGGTGATGATTGAGAACGTGCGAGGAATCCTGGAGCCTCCAGAGGTTTTCATCAAATACCGCGAGGAGATTCTGGAGGGCCTGAGGGAACTTGGTTACTCTGTTCCTCAGATGAGGCCGGGGTGGACGCCTGCGCGTCAGGATGTGGAGATGCGGAAGGTCTGGCGCCGGCTGGATGCCAAAGACTTCGGCGTTCCGCAACTGCGTCCCAGGGCGATTCTTGTAGCGATTCATGAAGACTACCTTTCCGGTGACGGTTCGGAATTCTCATGGCCTGTCCGCCTGGATGAAGAAGAGGCCACTGTGGCGCGGGTGCTTGAGAAGACCATGAAGGAGCGCTGCCGGGACTTCTGGGACAAGAACAAGTGGGGCGAGCCCGCCGGGCCGGGGGACCGGACCGGCAAGAACGTCTTCGATGACTGGCTGGAGGACGCGGAGAAGGCAGCAGCAGCTGGGCGGGGAGTCGCGCCGACCTTGGTAGGCGGCTCACGGAAGCATGGCGGAGCTGACCTCGGACCTACGCGGGCCAAGCGGGCGTGGGGGGCTTTGGGCGTCAACGCTATGGGGGTCGCCAACGACCGGGGAGAGTGCGATCCGGAACGGGATCTCTTCCGGGATGCCGGACCGATGCTGACCGTCGAGCAGGCCGCCATCATTCAGGGATTCCCGCGCGGCTGGAAATTCCAGGGCAAGAAGACCGCGCGCTACCGGCAGGTGGGAAACGCGTTCCCGCCGCCGGTAGCCGAGGCCGTTGGCCGGGCGATCGCGGCCATTCTGCGCCCTGAGCACCGTGAGGAACTTTTGAAGGACTACATCATGGATTCTGACCTGGGGGCCCCGCAGCTTGACTCAGTCGGACAGTTGGAAATTCCCGTTTCGCGGAGCGGCCAGGCTGGCACGCCGCGAAAGAACGGTGTCAGCGATCTTCTGAGCGCATGA
- a CDS encoding helix-turn-helix domain-containing protein, translated as MARSGSTAGRVTWADKTFRSDVRPHMRNLAEALQLLCRHLVARQSGTGKRTGRRLTQAKAAERIHCCESSLSRYLSGQSMPHLQIIEKLYLEASRDAGGEHRVETTLDALTLLHKEAEAERHRLGDEELAAEVDAMAEQLKAVDAERTALRKEVAGLKTAVEELKASEAGLRARLAAQTAPGPLPVPRRRGDRQRMRRDIAAVRNLAVRAAELDAGGRAEAALRLLRRSADEVLNPLETAGLLLLLRQQQHNDLAENLIHVYGRDQGREDVLNVALSLHEQGAPDDAGAVLHAALD; from the coding sequence ATGGCGCGCAGCGGATCCACGGCAGGCCGGGTTACCTGGGCAGACAAGACGTTCCGCAGCGACGTGCGCCCGCACATGCGGAACCTCGCCGAGGCCTTGCAACTGCTCTGTCGACACCTGGTTGCACGTCAGTCCGGCACAGGAAAGCGCACCGGTCGGCGGCTCACTCAAGCGAAAGCCGCCGAACGCATCCACTGCTGCGAGAGTTCTTTGTCCAGGTATCTGAGCGGACAATCCATGCCACACCTGCAGATAATCGAGAAGCTCTACCTGGAAGCCAGTCGCGATGCTGGCGGGGAGCACCGCGTGGAGACGACCCTCGATGCGCTGACACTGCTGCACAAGGAAGCGGAAGCGGAACGGCACCGTCTCGGAGATGAAGAACTGGCCGCCGAGGTCGATGCCATGGCCGAACAGCTCAAGGCAGTGGACGCCGAGCGCACGGCTCTCCGCAAGGAGGTAGCGGGGCTGAAGACGGCGGTTGAGGAACTCAAGGCCAGCGAAGCCGGCTTGCGAGCGCGTCTGGCGGCGCAGACGGCGCCGGGTCCGCTGCCGGTCCCCCGCCGCAGGGGGGACCGGCAGCGGATGCGGCGGGACATTGCCGCCGTACGCAACCTTGCCGTCCGGGCCGCAGAGCTCGACGCGGGCGGCCGGGCGGAAGCCGCGCTCAGGCTGCTACGCCGCTCCGCCGATGAGGTCCTCAATCCCCTGGAGACAGCGGGACTGCTGCTGCTGCTTCGCCAGCAGCAGCACAACGACCTCGCCGAGAACTTGATCCACGTCTATGGTCGCGACCAGGGCCGCGAAGACGTACTGAACGTGGCGCTCTCCCTGCACGAGCAGGGGGCGCCTGACGACGCCGGCGCGGTACTGCACGCGGCACTGGACTGA
- a CDS encoding ATP-binding protein yields the protein MPGIDTRDRQHRCVLPFEALPEQVSLLRHAASAQLGQWGVPSGGDETQLVVTELATNVIKHVGEGTPATLILEWKRERLRVEMHDKSQSLPALRTADCNAECGRGLHMLAAMAVDWGTVVTALGKAVWCEIELGSETACLRVKRAVEALESYQERIGATLLGRRGEVVLEESAVELIADLLHWTSARGLDPDDVLDRAQMHYEAETEAA from the coding sequence ATGCCCGGTATCGACACCAGGGACCGTCAGCACCGCTGTGTTCTGCCCTTCGAGGCCCTGCCGGAACAGGTGAGCCTGCTGCGGCACGCCGCCTCCGCACAGCTCGGGCAGTGGGGTGTGCCGTCGGGAGGTGACGAGACACAGCTCGTCGTCACGGAATTGGCAACGAACGTCATCAAGCACGTCGGAGAGGGAACGCCGGCCACCCTGATCCTGGAGTGGAAGCGCGAGAGGCTGCGCGTCGAGATGCACGACAAGAGCCAGTCGTTGCCCGCTCTGCGTACCGCGGACTGCAACGCGGAGTGCGGTCGAGGTCTGCACATGCTCGCCGCGATGGCGGTGGACTGGGGGACCGTTGTCACGGCTCTCGGCAAGGCGGTGTGGTGCGAAATCGAGCTGGGCTCCGAGACCGCGTGCCTGCGCGTGAAGCGCGCCGTCGAGGCGCTGGAGTCCTATCAGGAACGCATCGGGGCCACGCTGCTCGGGCGACGGGGCGAAGTGGTCCTGGAGGAGTCAGCCGTGGAGCTGATCGCCGACCTGTTGCACTGGACATCCGCACGCGGCCTGGACCCGGATGACGTGCTGGACCGGGCCCAGATGCATTACGAGGCCGAGACGGAGGCAGCCTGA
- a CDS encoding DEAD/DEAH box helicase, with the protein MTDSTGTSLRLGFDETRTQVILRTTDEYSQDLVQLAARFRTGGQLGPLSVSVALDELLANLGALSAWPHHSGVEWAPELRDLVAGVVQDANTVKARLAGADSHGEVAPEQVPHLLGDTWQAELSEFQRRDIAKLLSLQHGANFSVPGAGKTRVGLAVYAAQKEQGKVSRLLVVCPKSAYESWRYETAVCLRYPLRTHVLDGSMDQWAEVLIVNYERLDRSLPRLANWLKAAPSMILLDEAHRMKLGARGTYGAACMALGPLATRRMILTGTPAPNGSKDLENLLGFVWPGHGQRTVVQAVAGGDLAYASSVLRPLFTRTTKQELGLPPMQLRMRYVDLPPLHKEIYASLVGGMNNGTARDDLSALGKTALRLLMAATSPALLLEGGSRYEPLAYQLPPLDIPQGSSLYSLMQDLPDYELSPKYKEAVTIVAENAAQGRKTLVWTTFVRSLTTLERMLEKYGPAVVYGGTVDREEQLRRFREDPSCMVLISNPATLGEGISLHHVCHDAVYVDRDFMAGRFLQSLDRIHRLGLAPGTDTRVTVLAARDTVDQVVEVRLDQKLEFMGRILDDPTVQQLADLEEEPSVAAGLAPSDIEVLLRHMGTR; encoded by the coding sequence GTGACGGACTCGACCGGAACCTCCCTGCGTCTCGGATTCGACGAGACGCGGACCCAGGTCATCCTGAGGACCACTGACGAATACAGTCAGGACCTCGTCCAGTTGGCCGCCCGGTTCCGCACGGGTGGCCAACTGGGCCCCCTCAGTGTCTCGGTCGCTCTCGATGAGCTGCTGGCCAACCTGGGGGCTCTCAGCGCATGGCCGCATCACTCCGGAGTCGAATGGGCACCGGAACTGCGCGACCTCGTGGCCGGCGTCGTCCAGGACGCCAACACCGTCAAGGCGCGGCTCGCCGGTGCCGACTCGCACGGGGAGGTGGCTCCGGAGCAGGTGCCGCATCTGCTGGGGGACACCTGGCAGGCAGAACTCAGCGAGTTCCAGCGACGTGACATCGCCAAGCTCCTTTCGCTCCAGCACGGAGCGAACTTCAGCGTGCCGGGCGCGGGGAAGACCCGAGTGGGTCTGGCGGTGTACGCGGCCCAGAAGGAACAGGGCAAGGTGAGCCGCCTCCTGGTGGTCTGCCCGAAGTCAGCCTACGAGTCCTGGCGTTACGAGACGGCGGTGTGCCTCCGATACCCGCTGCGCACGCACGTCCTCGATGGGTCGATGGACCAGTGGGCCGAGGTGCTGATCGTCAACTACGAGCGGCTGGACCGTTCGCTTCCCAGGCTTGCCAACTGGCTGAAGGCCGCACCTTCCATGATCCTCCTCGATGAGGCGCACAGGATGAAGCTCGGCGCCCGGGGCACGTACGGTGCCGCCTGCATGGCACTGGGGCCCCTCGCGACACGGCGGATGATTCTTACCGGAACGCCGGCCCCGAACGGTTCCAAGGACCTGGAGAACCTGCTGGGCTTCGTGTGGCCCGGTCACGGGCAGCGCACGGTGGTCCAGGCCGTGGCCGGAGGGGACCTGGCTTATGCCAGTTCCGTGCTGCGTCCATTGTTCACGAGGACCACCAAGCAGGAGCTGGGCCTGCCGCCCATGCAACTGCGGATGCGTTACGTCGACCTGCCGCCACTGCACAAGGAGATCTACGCCTCACTGGTCGGCGGTATGAACAACGGCACGGCGAGGGACGACCTCAGTGCGCTTGGAAAGACGGCGCTCCGGCTGTTGATGGCGGCCACGAGTCCGGCCCTGCTCCTTGAGGGTGGCAGCCGGTATGAGCCCCTGGCGTACCAGCTCCCGCCGCTCGATATCCCGCAGGGCAGCTCCCTGTACTCGCTGATGCAGGACCTGCCGGATTACGAGCTGTCGCCGAAGTACAAAGAGGCGGTGACGATCGTTGCCGAGAACGCTGCCCAGGGCCGCAAGACGCTGGTTTGGACGACGTTCGTCCGAAGCCTGACGACCTTGGAACGGATGCTGGAGAAGTACGGTCCTGCCGTCGTCTACGGGGGCACGGTGGACCGTGAGGAGCAGCTGCGCCGCTTCCGCGAGGATCCGAGCTGCATGGTGCTGATCTCCAACCCCGCCACGCTCGGCGAGGGGATCAGCCTCCATCACGTCTGTCACGATGCCGTCTACGTTGATCGCGACTTCATGGCAGGGCGCTTCCTGCAGAGTTTGGACCGGATTCATCGCCTTGGCCTGGCACCGGGCACGGACACGAGGGTGACGGTTCTCGCGGCGCGGGACACCGTGGACCAGGTGGTGGAGGTACGTCTCGACCAGAAGCTAGAGTTCATGGGCCGCATCCTGGACGACCCCACTGTGCAGCAGCTTGCCGATCTTGAAGAGGAACCGTCTGTCGCTGCGGGGCTGGCACCGAGCGACATCGAGGTCTTGCTCCGGCACATGGGCACTAGGTAG